A segment of the Homoserinimonas aerilata genome:
TCGCCCTCGCGAACCCTGTCGTCGCCGAGATCGTCTCGATGAGCTCCGCGACCCTGCCGGTCATGGGTCTGATCGAGAACTCGAACAAGATCCTCGGCTCCGTTGGTGTGGACGGGATCAAGACGGGCACGCTCGACGAGGCGGGGGCCTGCCTCCTCTTCTCCACCGACGTCGAGGTCGGCACGGAGTCGATCACGGTCGTGGGCGTCGCCCTCGGCGGGGCGACACACGCCTCCCAGTATCCGGAGGTGGTCGCCCTGATCGACTCGCTGCGCGACGACTTCCACAGCGTGCCCATCACAGCCGAGGGAGAGTCGTTCGGCAGCTACAGCACGGCATGGGGGCAGCACGCGGATGCGGTGGCCGAGCAGCGCCGCGACGTCGTCGTCTGGGGCGAGACGCCGGTGACCGCATCCGTGTCGCTGCACCCCGTCGCGCTTGCCGCAGCGGGAACCGAGGTCGGTGAACTGCTGGTCATGGCCGGCTCCGACTCGTTCTCGATTCCGCTCGTGCTCGACGTCGAACTCAGCGATCCCGGGCCGCTGTGGAGGCTGTCCAATCCCGGTCGCCTCGCTGGCTGAACAGCCGGGTATATTCCAGAATCGGCATGGGTAGAGGCTGGGAATATGCTCGATCCGGCCTGTAATTCGCGATTCCTCAGTGGAAACGGTACGTCTTCAAGTAGGCTCTTGAGGTATCCGTTGCAGCAAGCGCTACATCATATGACCCCGGCTGGGAAGTCACCAGAATCGAGGGAGCCATGAGCGCCGCCGAAGCACAACCCGTCGTCACATTCACCCGCACGCGTCCGGGCGGTGACCGCAAGAGCCCGACGACCGAATACTCGGCGCTGCTCAACACTGTGCGCGACGCCGGCCTGCTCCGCAGGAGCACCACCTTCTACTACCTCATGTTCAGCGGAATCACACTCGCCCTCGGCGGTGTCATCACCGGCTTCATCCTGCTCGGCGACAGCTGGTTCCAGCTGCTCATGGCGGCAGCCCTCGGCATCGTGCTCACGCAGTACGCCTTCCTGGCCCATGAGGCAGCCCACCGACAGATCTTCGCATCGGGCAAGCTCAACGACGTCGTCGGGCGCACACTCGCCAACGCCTTCGTCGGTATCAGCTACCAGTGGTGGATGACCAAGCACTCCCGCCACCACGCGAACCCCAACATCGTGGGCAAAGACCCCGACATCGAGCCCGACTTCATCATCTTCCAGGAGACGGATGCGGCACAGAAGAAGGGCCTGTACGCCTGGGTGCTCAAGCGCCAGGGCTACCTCTTCTTCCCGGCTCTCATGCTCGAGGGCCTCAACCTGCACGTACACGGCTTCAAGACGGCGTTCGGCCGCGGCAAGGTGCAGGAACGATGGATCGAGATCACGATGCTCACGAGCCGCGTCGGCGCCTATCTCGCCGTGCTGTTCCTCGTGCTTCCGCTCGGCATGGCGTTCGCATTCCTCGGCGTGCAGCTCGCCGTGTTCGGCGTCTACATGGGTGCAGCCTTCGCTCCGAACCACAAGGGCATGCCGATCCTGCCGCATGACAGCAAGGTTGACTTCCTGCGTCGTCAGGTGCTGACCTCGCGCAACATCAAGGGCGGCTGGCTCATGGACACGTTCATGGGCGGACTCAACTACCAGATCGAGCACCACCTGTTCCCGAACATGCCCCGCCCCCATCTGCGCAAGGCGAAC
Coding sequences within it:
- a CDS encoding fatty acid desaturase family protein, yielding MSAAEAQPVVTFTRTRPGGDRKSPTTEYSALLNTVRDAGLLRRSTTFYYLMFSGITLALGGVITGFILLGDSWFQLLMAAALGIVLTQYAFLAHEAAHRQIFASGKLNDVVGRTLANAFVGISYQWWMTKHSRHHANPNIVGKDPDIEPDFIIFQETDAAQKKGLYAWVLKRQGYLFFPALMLEGLNLHVHGFKTAFGRGKVQERWIEITMLTSRVGAYLAVLFLVLPLGMAFAFLGVQLAVFGVYMGAAFAPNHKGMPILPHDSKVDFLRRQVLTSRNIKGGWLMDTFMGGLNYQIEHHLFPNMPRPHLRKANEIAKEYCASHNIPFTETSLTQSYGIVIQYLNRVGLAAGGDPFDCPAAAQLGR